From Antedon mediterranea chromosome 9, ecAntMedi1.1, whole genome shotgun sequence, a single genomic window includes:
- the LOC140059539 gene encoding uncharacterized protein → MGGGSSRTITLEEERDGAITISENVLKLMIQSSQVQDEHGNMTDFSQQDEQHTHSDRVWQERLRQIEDHWSERLRKAEEKNANLAQITSEQFNQAADKVEAKFMKDKYVCICENLQQAVLDCYQANPKQVLKCSDEVKAFNACVQQTQNSILTGKGMPLSS, encoded by the exons ATTACTTTGGAAGAAGAAAGAGACGGTGCAATAACG ataTCAGAAAATGTTCTGAAATTAATGATACAGTCTTCTCAAGTACAAG ATGAACATGGTAACATGACAGACTTTAGTCAACAG GATGAGCAACACACCCACAGTGATAGGGTGTGGCAGGAAAGATTACGTCAAATTGAGGATCACTGGAGTGAGAGGCTAAGAAAGGCTGAGGAAAAG AATGCCAACCTAGCACAAATAACATCTGAACAGTTTAATCAGGCAGCAGACAAAGTAGAAGCAAAATTTAT GAAAGATAAGTATGTTTGCATATGTGAGAACCTACAGCAAGCCGTGTTAGACTGTTACCAAGCCAACCCTAAGCAAGTACTCAAATGTTCAGATGAAGTGAAAGCATTTAATGCATGTGTTCAACAAACACAAAAT AGTATTTTGACAGGAAAAGGGATGCCACTTTCAAGTTAA